In Streptomyces dangxiongensis, one DNA window encodes the following:
- a CDS encoding CbiQ family ECF transporter T component — translation MAGRAVPRARGELRSASAFSGSVVHPGAWWGWALGVGVAAGRTTNPLLLGLLIAASGYVVATHRSSAPWSRSYAAFARLGLAVVLVRLLFAVALGSPIPGTHTLLTLPEVPLPHWAQGIRLGGRVTAEAVVFAAYDGLKLATLLVCVGAANALAAPARLLKSLPGVLYETGVAVVVALTFAPHLVADVQRLRAARRLRGRPDRGVRGLFQVGLPVLEGALERSVALAAAMEARGYGRTAEVPARVRRTTAALTLGGLLGVCGGTYGLLAAEGGTYGVPLLCAGVAAALAGLRLGGRRSLRTRYRPDPWGARAWLVAGSGAAVAALLTLASVRDPGALHPGVVPLVAPGLPVWPAAAVLFALLPAFAVPREPS, via the coding sequence GTGGCTGGTCGCGCGGTTCCCCGCGCCCGTGGGGAGTTGCGGTCGGCGTCGGCCTTCAGTGGGAGTGTTGTGCATCCTGGGGCCTGGTGGGGGTGGGCCCTCGGGGTGGGGGTCGCGGCCGGCCGTACCACCAATCCGCTTCTCCTCGGCCTCCTCATAGCCGCCTCCGGCTACGTGGTGGCGACGCACCGCTCGTCCGCGCCCTGGTCCCGCTCGTACGCCGCCTTCGCACGGCTCGGGCTCGCCGTCGTCCTCGTCCGTCTCCTCTTCGCGGTGGCACTCGGCTCCCCGATCCCCGGCACGCACACGCTTCTCACGCTGCCCGAAGTCCCGCTGCCGCACTGGGCGCAGGGCATCCGTCTGGGCGGCCGGGTCACCGCGGAGGCGGTCGTGTTCGCCGCGTACGACGGACTCAAGCTCGCCACCCTCCTCGTCTGCGTCGGCGCGGCGAACGCGCTGGCCGCCCCGGCCCGCCTCCTGAAGTCCCTGCCCGGCGTCCTGTACGAGACGGGCGTGGCGGTGGTCGTCGCGCTCACCTTCGCGCCGCATCTCGTGGCCGACGTCCAGCGGCTGCGGGCCGCCCGCCGCCTGCGCGGTCGTCCCGACCGGGGTGTGCGGGGCCTGTTCCAGGTCGGACTGCCGGTTCTGGAGGGCGCGTTGGAGCGTTCGGTGGCGCTGGCCGCCGCCATGGAGGCGCGCGGTTACGGCCGTACCGCCGAGGTTCCCGCCCGGGTCCGCCGTACCACGGCCGCACTCACCCTCGGCGGTCTGCTGGGCGTGTGCGGGGGAACGTACGGGTTGTTGGCGGCCGAAGGGGGCACGTACGGCGTCCCCCTGCTGTGCGCCGGGGTCGCCGCCGCGCTCGCGGGCCTGCGGCTGGGCGGCCGGCGCTCCCTGCGGACCCGGTACCGCCCGGACCCGTGGGGTGCGCGCGCCTGGCTGGTCGCGGGCTCCGGTGCCGCGGTGGCCGCGCTGCTCACGCTCGCCTCCGTACGTGATCCGGGAGCGTTGCACCCGGGGGTCGTCCCCCTGGTCGCCCCCGGGCTTCCGGTCTGGCCCGCCGCGGCCGTCCTGTTCGCCCTGCTGCCCGCCTTCGCCGTCCCCAGGGAGCCGTCGTGA
- a CDS encoding SCO2322 family protein: protein MTVRRAVPVLVAGALLFGSAGQAGATGYRYWSFWERTGGHWAYATQGPASVRPDDGSVQGFRFAVSADSADASRPRGTADFSTVCAGTPAKSGTKRVGLVLDFGTASDAPSGEAPPTSRTACARVSPDATTADALAAVAKPLRYDTDALLCAIAGYPRKGCGEQASAGGGSASEGGNASDGGPSLGLPIGVGVVAALAGAAVWRAKRRRDDSG, encoded by the coding sequence GTGACCGTCCGCCGTGCCGTGCCGGTGCTCGTCGCCGGGGCGCTGCTGTTCGGCTCCGCCGGGCAGGCCGGTGCCACCGGTTACCGCTACTGGTCGTTCTGGGAGCGCACCGGCGGGCACTGGGCCTACGCCACGCAGGGCCCGGCGTCCGTCCGCCCCGACGACGGCAGCGTGCAGGGCTTCCGGTTCGCGGTGAGCGCGGACTCCGCGGACGCGAGCCGGCCGCGCGGTACGGCGGACTTCAGCACGGTGTGTGCGGGGACGCCCGCGAAGTCCGGTACGAAGCGGGTGGGTCTGGTGCTGGACTTCGGTACGGCGTCGGACGCGCCGTCCGGCGAGGCCCCGCCCACGTCGCGTACGGCGTGCGCGCGGGTGTCGCCGGACGCGACGACGGCGGACGCGCTGGCCGCTGTGGCGAAGCCGCTGCGCTACGACACCGACGCCCTGTTGTGCGCGATCGCCGGATACCCGCGGAAGGGGTGCGGGGAGCAGGCCTCCGCCGGGGGTGGTTCCGCGTCCGAGGGCGGGAACGCGTCCGACGGTGGGCCCTCGCTGGGGCTGCCGATCGGCGTGGGCGTGGTCGCCGCGCTGGCGGGGGCGGCGGTCTGGCGGGCCAAACGGCGGCGCGATGACTCCGGGTGA
- a CDS encoding prenyltransferase/squalene oxidase repeat-containing protein — protein MNVRRSAAALAAVGVLAAAAPATAAAPSAPSPKVTVPSGLYGKGDPTWDGVWRQSLTLIAQRTLGYRPAATAVDWLTGQQCANGAFAAFRATPGTACDSKVKTDTNSTAAAVQALAAVGGRGGAAGKAVDWLKSVQNKDGGWGYYPGDPSDTNSTSVVIGALAAAGTDPADVRRSGRSPYDPLPAWSVPCDRDGGGALAFQPDKKGKLLANADATAAGVLGALGKGFVTRAGHAPAKDGCTGGGHLTRTQVADNAGAYLAAAVAKSGHLRSTLPGAKDQPDFGNTADAVVALSADGRTEAARTAYAWLEKNAGRWAAQSGPAAYAQLILAAHAVGEQPGDFDGTSLVRSLNALGPAPHMDSAADPSASGEKDSGTGVWWIVGVGLVAGIGIGFLLSGRKKRQP, from the coding sequence ATGAACGTCCGCCGCAGTGCCGCGGCCCTCGCCGCCGTAGGCGTGCTGGCCGCCGCCGCGCCCGCCACGGCCGCCGCCCCGTCCGCGCCGTCCCCCAAGGTGACGGTCCCGTCCGGGCTGTACGGCAAGGGGGACCCGACATGGGACGGCGTGTGGCGGCAGTCCCTCACGCTGATCGCCCAGCGCACCCTCGGCTACCGTCCCGCCGCCACGGCCGTGGACTGGCTCACCGGACAGCAGTGCGCGAACGGCGCGTTCGCCGCGTTCCGCGCCACCCCCGGCACCGCCTGCGACAGCAAGGTCAAGACCGACACCAACAGCACGGCCGCCGCCGTCCAGGCCCTCGCGGCGGTCGGCGGGCGCGGCGGCGCGGCCGGCAAGGCCGTGGACTGGCTGAAGTCCGTGCAGAACAAGGACGGCGGCTGGGGCTACTACCCGGGCGACCCCAGCGACACCAACTCCACCTCCGTCGTCATCGGCGCGCTCGCCGCGGCCGGCACGGACCCGGCGGACGTCCGCAGGTCCGGCCGGTCCCCCTACGACCCGCTGCCCGCCTGGTCCGTCCCCTGCGACCGGGACGGCGGCGGCGCCCTCGCCTTCCAGCCGGACAAGAAGGGCAAGCTGCTCGCCAACGCGGACGCGACCGCGGCCGGCGTGCTGGGCGCCCTCGGCAAGGGGTTCGTGACCCGGGCCGGCCACGCCCCGGCGAAGGACGGCTGCACCGGGGGCGGCCACCTCACCCGGACACAGGTGGCCGACAACGCGGGCGCGTACCTCGCGGCGGCCGTCGCGAAGAGCGGCCATCTGCGGTCCACGCTGCCCGGCGCCAAGGACCAGCCCGACTTCGGCAACACGGCGGACGCCGTCGTCGCGCTCTCCGCGGACGGCCGGACCGAGGCGGCCCGCACGGCGTACGCCTGGCTGGAGAAGAACGCCGGCCGATGGGCGGCGCAGAGCGGCCCGGCCGCGTACGCACAGCTCATCCTCGCCGCGCACGCGGTCGGGGAGCAGCCGGGCGACTTCGACGGCACCAGCCTGGTCCGTTCCCTCAACGCGCTCGGCCCGGCCCCGCACATGGACTCCGCCGCGGACCCGTCGGCGTCCGGCGAGAAGGACTCCGGGACCGGCGTGTGGTGGATCGTCGGCGTCGGTCTCGTCGCGGGCATCGGCATCGGTTTCCTGCTGAGCGGCCGGAAGAAGCGGCAGCCGTGA
- a CDS encoding ATP-grasp domain-containing protein: MAQPVLLLGAGHGDTCGEFSLARIAAAHPVILVDPDPPAWARPYLAGHLAADPAREAQTADAVLRYAARRPVGGLLTWSAEHLVTAARVAARLELPGLPYETAAACADPAALRALLLRHRVAPAGPEDTEGPLVSAETVVLDDEIRIVALTRTTTGPPPARHALRHCVHAHDGLLHNRFLRQCVERAVRALGLTHTVAHVTLRLTDRGPRVTGVAPHLPGDLLPLLVEQATGVDLARAAATLATGRLPELTPTRQRAAAVQFAYPATTGRLTHLRLDPGAAHEPSAERMVLTRRAGDPVTAAAHADVTDRLAHWVATGEDPAQCEEALRRMARHLSATVTPTTTTYAA; the protein is encoded by the coding sequence ATGGCGCAGCCCGTCCTCCTCCTCGGAGCCGGACACGGGGACACGTGCGGCGAATTCTCGCTCGCGCGGATCGCCGCGGCCCACCCGGTGATCCTCGTCGACCCGGACCCGCCCGCCTGGGCGCGCCCGTACCTGGCCGGCCATCTCGCGGCCGACCCGGCCCGCGAGGCGCAGACGGCCGACGCGGTGCTGCGGTACGCGGCCCGGCGCCCGGTCGGCGGCCTGCTCACCTGGTCCGCGGAACACCTGGTGACCGCCGCGCGCGTCGCCGCCCGGCTGGAACTGCCCGGCCTGCCGTACGAGACGGCCGCGGCCTGCGCCGACCCCGCCGCACTGCGGGCGCTGCTGCTGCGGCACCGGGTGGCGCCGGCCGGTCCCGAGGACACCGAGGGGCCGCTCGTGTCCGCCGAGACCGTCGTCCTCGACGACGAGATCCGCATCGTCGCTCTCACCCGTACGACGACGGGTCCGCCGCCCGCCCGCCACGCGCTGCGCCACTGCGTCCATGCCCATGACGGGCTCCTGCACAACCGGTTCCTGCGCCAGTGCGTCGAACGGGCCGTCCGCGCGCTCGGGCTCACCCACACGGTCGCGCACGTCACCCTGCGGCTGACCGATCGCGGCCCCCGCGTCACCGGCGTCGCCCCGCACCTGCCCGGCGACCTCCTCCCGCTCCTGGTGGAGCAGGCCACCGGTGTCGACCTCGCCCGGGCCGCCGCCACCCTGGCCACCGGCCGGCTCCCGGAACTGACCCCGACCCGGCAGCGGGCCGCCGCCGTCCAGTTCGCCTACCCGGCCACCACCGGCCGTCTGACCCACCTGCGCCTGGACCCCGGCGCCGCGCACGAGCCGTCCGCCGAACGCATGGTCCTCACCCGGCGGGCCGGTGACCCGGTGACGGCCGCCGCGCACGCGGACGTCACCGACCGGCTCGCGCACTGGGTGGCCACGGGCGAGGACCCCGCACAGTGCGAGGAGGCACTGCGCCGCATGGCCCGCCACCTGAGCGCGACGGTGACCCCGACGACGACCACGTACGCGGCGTAG
- a CDS encoding helix-turn-helix domain-containing protein encodes MSDSYASLTEVLARLGELTGRPGRLPEVLDVSGLSYRTGVAAGTVVELLRGGRVSEPCLAQRVRQRLDFIRETRRRPDGKRYSLDELARIAGTSRQWLSEWRKSGMPSLEHADRLRRFFGLPAGFFTADEPEALHEALQPVLQSLEAEADPLLRLRESGLVRLAARAPQMNARQLATLADLAEMIISSERVKDTGRA; translated from the coding sequence GTGAGTGACTCCTACGCCTCGCTGACCGAAGTCCTGGCCCGCCTGGGGGAGTTGACCGGCCGGCCCGGCCGCCTGCCGGAGGTCCTCGACGTGTCCGGCCTCTCGTACCGCACCGGCGTCGCCGCGGGCACCGTCGTCGAACTCCTGCGCGGCGGCCGAGTGTCGGAGCCCTGTCTGGCTCAACGGGTGCGCCAACGGCTGGACTTCATCCGGGAGACCCGGCGCCGGCCCGACGGCAAGCGGTACTCGCTGGACGAGCTGGCCCGGATCGCCGGGACCAGCCGGCAGTGGCTGAGCGAGTGGCGCAAGAGCGGCATGCCGAGCCTCGAACACGCCGACCGGCTGCGCCGGTTCTTCGGCCTGCCCGCGGGCTTCTTCACCGCGGACGAGCCGGAGGCGCTGCACGAGGCGCTGCAACCGGTGCTCCAGAGCCTGGAGGCCGAGGCCGACCCGCTGCTGCGGCTGCGCGAGAGCGGACTGGTACGGCTGGCCGCCCGCGCCCCGCAGATGAACGCCCGGCAGCTCGCCACCCTGGCCGACCTGGCCGAGATGATCATCTCCTCGGAGCGGGTGAAGGACACCGGGCGTGCCTGA
- a CDS encoding MAB_1171c family putative transporter, with translation MRWDLAGCFAAYAVPAVLLAVAFVIKLPLLRRAWQDPILRATALLLGIGAVVFASLPPAGLHGINRLTGIPNFAGLWVYSLLTVYCGACLWLIITWREPPSAVRRRRTRLVWLTYSVIIVGLWTAFLLGDHHVERVRDLDTYYADTPWMREFVLLYLVAHLVSALVAAGMLWAWFQEVEETWLRRAVIFLQEAYALGLLFDLAKLTAIGARWSGRDWDWLSTYVAPPFAIAEAGLVAVAFIAGQAGPLLAERRRLVRTYRRLEPLWQIMLTVSAPAAPATGRVSGAALRLELRRAAINDGLLKLAPHLSGARRERTLRAAIAAGHPECVARGIAAAVDILVAAEMLHAPRGRGRPAPAGPTATARGPGELESVAHALRFHAAAVDTFRHRATTAEGLTTPA, from the coding sequence ATGCGCTGGGACCTCGCCGGCTGTTTCGCCGCCTACGCCGTCCCGGCCGTCCTGCTCGCCGTGGCCTTCGTGATCAAACTGCCGCTGCTGCGGCGCGCCTGGCAGGACCCGATCCTGCGGGCCACCGCCCTGCTGCTGGGCATCGGCGCGGTCGTCTTCGCCTCGCTGCCGCCGGCCGGTCTGCACGGCATCAACCGGCTCACCGGCATCCCCAACTTCGCCGGTCTGTGGGTCTACTCCCTGCTGACCGTCTACTGCGGCGCCTGCCTGTGGCTCATCATCACCTGGCGCGAGCCGCCGTCCGCCGTCCGCCGCCGGCGCACCCGGCTGGTCTGGCTGACGTACTCCGTGATCATCGTCGGTCTGTGGACGGCGTTCCTGCTCGGCGACCACCACGTGGAACGGGTACGGGACCTCGACACCTACTACGCCGACACGCCCTGGATGCGCGAGTTCGTCCTGCTCTACCTCGTCGCCCACCTGGTGTCGGCGCTGGTCGCGGCCGGCATGCTGTGGGCCTGGTTCCAGGAGGTCGAGGAGACCTGGCTGCGCCGGGCGGTGATCTTCCTCCAGGAGGCCTACGCCCTCGGACTCCTCTTCGACCTGGCCAAACTCACCGCGATCGGCGCGCGGTGGAGCGGCCGGGACTGGGACTGGCTGTCCACGTACGTCGCCCCGCCCTTCGCCATCGCCGAGGCCGGCCTGGTGGCCGTCGCCTTCATCGCCGGGCAGGCCGGGCCGCTGCTGGCGGAGCGCCGCCGGCTCGTGCGCACCTACCGGCGCCTGGAACCGCTGTGGCAGATCATGCTGACCGTCAGCGCCCCGGCGGCCCCGGCGACCGGCCGGGTCAGCGGCGCCGCCCTCCGCCTCGAACTGCGCCGGGCCGCCATCAACGACGGCCTCCTCAAGCTGGCCCCGCACCTCAGCGGAGCCCGGCGCGAGAGGACCCTGCGGGCGGCGATCGCGGCGGGTCATCCGGAGTGCGTCGCGCGCGGCATCGCGGCGGCGGTGGACATCCTCGTCGCCGCCGAGATGCTGCACGCGCCACGGGGCCGGGGCCGCCCGGCGCCGGCCGGACCCACCGCGACCGCCCGCGGTCCCGGCGAACTGGAGTCCGTCGCCCACGCGCTGCGCTTCCACGCCGCCGCCGTCGACACGTTCCGCCACCGGGCGACCACCGCGGAAGGACTCACCACCCCCGCCTGA
- a CDS encoding tetratricopeptide repeat protein: MRKSEAEKLIERAYQAWDAEEWLTAAGLLERVLAHFPDEEPSGGWWYDAALGHKVMRNWAKAYELGREAAARAPRGEGDPAYWNLGIAATIQRDWVTARQAWEGFGITLPAGDGAIEARLGPACVRLDTGGEREVVWIDRLCPTRGRVMNVPVTAGRRYGEVVVHDGEPTGRRVVDGREYPVFDELLLFEPSGLPTLTVTVHAAEAADIEALVDLFGRQDYGAEPASSFETLCSCCSAGTLEQRRDTHAGTQRVSLAAPPQEARRLLAEWAGRQAPARSWKGLEPVG; encoded by the coding sequence GTGCGCAAGTCCGAGGCCGAGAAGCTGATCGAGCGGGCGTACCAGGCGTGGGACGCCGAGGAGTGGCTGACCGCCGCCGGTCTGCTGGAACGGGTGCTCGCGCACTTCCCCGACGAGGAGCCGAGCGGGGGGTGGTGGTACGACGCCGCCCTCGGCCACAAGGTCATGCGCAACTGGGCGAAGGCGTACGAGCTGGGCCGGGAGGCCGCCGCGCGCGCCCCGCGCGGTGAGGGCGATCCGGCGTACTGGAACCTGGGCATCGCGGCCACCATCCAGCGTGACTGGGTCACCGCACGCCAGGCGTGGGAGGGGTTCGGCATCACGCTCCCGGCGGGCGACGGCGCGATCGAGGCCCGGCTCGGGCCGGCCTGCGTACGCCTGGACACCGGCGGCGAGCGGGAGGTCGTGTGGATCGACCGGCTCTGCCCGACCCGGGGCCGGGTGATGAACGTACCGGTGACCGCCGGCCGCCGGTACGGCGAGGTCGTCGTGCACGACGGCGAGCCTACGGGCCGCCGGGTCGTGGACGGCCGCGAGTACCCGGTCTTCGACGAACTGCTCCTCTTCGAGCCCTCCGGCCTGCCCACGCTCACGGTGACGGTGCACGCGGCCGAGGCCGCCGACATCGAGGCGCTGGTCGACCTGTTCGGCCGGCAGGACTACGGCGCCGAGCCCGCGAGCAGCTTCGAGACGCTGTGCTCCTGCTGCAGTGCGGGCACGCTGGAGCAGAGGCGCGACACCCACGCCGGCACCCAGCGGGTCTCCCTGGCCGCCCCGCCGCAGGAGGCCCGCCGTCTGCTGGCGGAGTGGGCCGGCCGACAGGCGCCCGCCCGGAGCTGGAAGGGGCTGGAACCGGTCGGCTGA
- a CDS encoding TetR family transcriptional regulator yields the protein MPAEARTSRPSPELSAPLGRGASPQPPLTERQEARRRRILLASAELAGRGGFDGVQMREVAESSQVALGTLYRYFPSKVHLLVATMHDQLEHLHRTLRKRPPTGDTAAERVTETLMRAFRALQREPHLADAMVRALIFADRSVSPEVERVSRRTTAIILDATGLAEPTPGQLSAIRVIEHTWHSALTTWLSGRASVAQVEGDLGTVCRLIDLPEPGAPGPTAPRD from the coding sequence ATGCCCGCGGAAGCCCGTACCTCGCGTCCGTCCCCCGAGCTGTCGGCCCCACTCGGGCGGGGGGCCTCCCCGCAGCCGCCCCTGACCGAACGGCAGGAGGCCCGGCGCCGCAGGATTCTGCTCGCCAGCGCCGAGCTGGCCGGCCGGGGCGGGTTCGACGGCGTGCAGATGCGCGAGGTCGCCGAGTCCTCGCAGGTGGCCCTCGGCACGCTGTACCGCTACTTCCCGTCCAAGGTGCACCTGCTCGTGGCCACCATGCACGACCAGCTCGAACACCTGCACCGCACCCTGCGCAAGAGGCCCCCCACGGGTGACACGGCCGCCGAGCGGGTCACCGAGACCCTGATGCGGGCCTTCCGCGCCCTTCAGCGGGAACCGCACCTGGCCGACGCGATGGTCCGCGCCCTCATCTTCGCCGACCGCAGCGTCTCGCCCGAGGTCGAGCGGGTCTCCCGCCGGACGACCGCGATCATCCTGGACGCGACGGGGCTGGCGGAGCCCACGCCCGGGCAACTGTCCGCGATCCGGGTCATCGAGCACACGTGGCACTCGGCGCTCACCACCTGGCTGTCGGGCCGCGCGTCCGTCGCGCAGGTCGAGGGCGACCTCGGGACGGTGTGCCGGCTGATCGACCTGCCGGAGCCGGGGGCGCCGGGCCCCACGGCACCGCGCGACTGA
- a CDS encoding glycosyltransferase family 4 protein, protein MTAEARGAGAGPQPAAGGGPSRSSTAGSGGERPLDIALLTYKGNPFCGGQGVYVRHLSRELARLGHRVEVIGSQPYPVLDEGYPNLTLTELPSLDLYRQPDPFRTPGRDEYRNWIDALEVATMWTGGFPEPLTFSLRARRHLRARRGEFDIVHDNQTLGYGLLGDIGAPLVTTIHHPITVDRQLELDAAGTWQRRYSVRRWYAFTRMQKRVARRLSSVLTVSGSSRQEIVDHLGVRDDRVHVVHIGADTDLFAPDPAVPEIPGRIVTTSSADVPLKGLVFLVEALAKLRTEHPDAHLVVVGKRPQEGPVAQAVERYGLQGAVEFVKGISDTELVDLIRSAQVACVPSLYEGFSLPAAEAMATGTPLVATTGGAIPEVAGRDGETCLAVPPGDAGALAAGLGRLLGDPALRARLGAAGRERVLERFTWARAAEGTVARYREAIARSGGPRPGPQDPGRPAATPGVYTESRATC, encoded by the coding sequence GTGACCGCTGAGGCCCGGGGAGCGGGTGCCGGTCCACAACCCGCTGCCGGTGGGGGTCCCTCCCGCTCGAGCACGGCCGGGAGCGGGGGAGAGCGACCGCTCGACATCGCGCTCCTCACCTACAAGGGGAACCCGTTCTGCGGCGGGCAGGGCGTCTACGTGCGGCACCTCTCGCGCGAGCTGGCCCGCCTCGGCCACCGGGTCGAGGTCATCGGATCGCAGCCCTACCCCGTCCTGGACGAGGGCTACCCGAACCTCACCCTCACCGAGCTGCCCAGCCTCGACCTCTACCGCCAGCCCGATCCCTTCCGCACCCCCGGACGGGACGAGTACCGGAACTGGATCGACGCCCTCGAAGTGGCGACCATGTGGACCGGCGGCTTCCCCGAGCCGCTGACCTTCTCGCTGCGCGCCCGCCGGCATCTGCGCGCCCGGCGCGGCGAGTTCGACATCGTGCACGACAACCAGACGCTGGGCTACGGCCTGCTGGGCGACATCGGCGCACCCCTGGTGACCACGATCCACCACCCCATAACCGTCGACCGGCAGCTTGAGCTGGACGCGGCCGGCACCTGGCAGCGCCGCTACTCGGTGCGCCGCTGGTACGCGTTCACCCGCATGCAGAAGCGGGTCGCCCGCCGCCTGTCCTCGGTCCTCACCGTCTCCGGCAGCTCCCGGCAGGAGATCGTGGACCACCTCGGCGTCCGCGACGACCGCGTGCACGTGGTCCACATCGGCGCCGACACCGACCTGTTCGCGCCCGACCCCGCCGTGCCCGAGATCCCCGGACGCATCGTCACCACCTCCAGCGCCGACGTACCCCTCAAGGGCCTGGTGTTCCTCGTGGAGGCGCTCGCCAAGCTGCGCACCGAGCACCCGGACGCCCATCTCGTCGTCGTCGGCAAGCGCCCGCAGGAGGGCCCGGTCGCCCAGGCCGTCGAGCGGTACGGCCTCCAGGGCGCCGTCGAGTTCGTCAAGGGCATCTCCGACACCGAACTGGTCGACCTGATCCGCTCCGCCCAGGTCGCCTGCGTGCCCTCCCTGTACGAGGGGTTCTCGCTGCCCGCCGCCGAGGCCATGGCCACCGGCACCCCGCTGGTCGCCACCACCGGCGGCGCGATCCCCGAGGTCGCCGGCCGGGACGGCGAGACCTGCCTGGCCGTACCGCCCGGTGACGCGGGCGCCCTCGCCGCCGGTCTCGGCCGGCTGCTCGGCGACCCGGCGTTGCGGGCCCGGCTCGGCGCGGCCGGCCGCGAGCGGGTGCTCGAACGCTTCACCTGGGCCCGGGCCGCCGAGGGCACCGTGGCCCGCTACCGCGAGGCCATCGCCCGTTCCGGCGGCCCGCGCCCCGGGCCGCAGGACCCCGGCCGCCCCGCGGCCACCCCCGGCGTCTACACCGAAAGCAGGGCCACGTGCTGA
- a CDS encoding class I SAM-dependent methyltransferase — translation MLTVDFSRFPIAPGDRVLDLGCGAGRHAFECYRRGAQVVALDQNAEEIREVAKWFAAMREAREAPEGATATAMEGDALALPFPDDSFDVVIISEVMEHIPDDKGVLAEMVRVLRPGGRIAVTVPRYGPEKVCWALSDAYHEVEGGHIRIYRADELVTKVREAGLKPYGSHHAHALHSPYWWLKCAFGVDNDKALPVRAYHKLLVWDIMKKPLATRLAERALNPLIGKSFVVYATKPHLPRPADAGTGTSEVAAK, via the coding sequence GTGCTGACCGTCGACTTCTCCCGGTTCCCGATCGCCCCCGGCGACCGTGTCCTGGACCTCGGCTGCGGGGCCGGCCGGCACGCCTTCGAGTGCTACCGGCGCGGCGCCCAGGTCGTGGCGCTGGACCAGAACGCCGAGGAGATCCGCGAGGTCGCCAAGTGGTTCGCGGCGATGCGGGAGGCCAGGGAGGCCCCCGAGGGTGCCACCGCCACCGCCATGGAGGGCGACGCCCTCGCCCTGCCCTTCCCCGACGACTCCTTCGACGTCGTCATCATCTCCGAGGTGATGGAGCACATCCCCGACGACAAGGGCGTGCTCGCCGAGATGGTCCGCGTGCTCAGGCCCGGCGGCCGGATCGCGGTCACCGTGCCCCGCTACGGCCCCGAGAAGGTCTGCTGGGCACTGTCCGACGCCTACCACGAGGTCGAGGGCGGCCACATCCGCATCTACCGGGCCGACGAACTGGTCACCAAGGTCCGCGAGGCCGGCCTGAAGCCGTACGGCAGCCATCACGCGCACGCGCTGCACTCGCCGTACTGGTGGCTGAAGTGCGCGTTCGGCGTGGACAACGACAAGGCGCTGCCGGTGCGGGCGTACCACAAGCTGCTGGTCTGGGACATCATGAAGAAGCCGCTCGCCACCCGCCTCGCCGAGCGGGCCCTGAACCCGCTCATCGGCAAGAGCTTCGTCGTCTACGCCACCAAGCCGCACCTGCCGCGGCCGGCCGACGCCGGGACCGGGACCTCCGAGGTGGCCGCCAAGTGA
- a CDS encoding prenyltransferase/squalene oxidase repeat-containing protein yields the protein MTTPRTEHLVLPGVLTAEQAAATVRGILAVQREDGALPWFRGHHLDPWDHTEAAMALDAAGEHEAAERAYDWLARHQNEDGSWYAAYADGAHDDVTDRARESNFVAYIAVGVWHHYLSTGDDMFLDRMWPTVYAAMEWVLRLQQPGGEIGWRRDDDGTPATDALLTGSSSVHHALRCALAIAEEREEPQPDWELAVGALRHAISRHPERFLDKNRYSMDWYYPVLGGALTDEAAKARIEESWDRFVVPGLGVRCVLPNPWVTGGESSELALALWAVGESDRALEILQSIQHLRDPDSGLYWTGYVFDDDAVWPRELTTWTAGSLLLAVAALGGHEATCAVFGGQYLPAGLTPDCCD from the coding sequence GTGACCACCCCCCGGACAGAACACCTCGTCCTGCCCGGGGTCCTCACCGCCGAGCAGGCCGCCGCGACCGTCCGCGGCATCCTCGCCGTGCAGCGGGAGGACGGTGCGCTCCCGTGGTTCCGCGGGCACCACCTGGACCCGTGGGACCACACCGAGGCCGCCATGGCCCTGGACGCGGCCGGCGAGCACGAGGCCGCCGAGCGGGCCTACGACTGGCTCGCCCGGCACCAGAACGAGGACGGCTCCTGGTACGCCGCCTACGCCGACGGCGCCCACGACGACGTCACCGACCGGGCCCGCGAGTCCAACTTCGTCGCCTACATAGCCGTCGGCGTCTGGCACCACTACCTGTCCACGGGCGACGACATGTTCCTGGACCGGATGTGGCCGACCGTCTACGCGGCCATGGAATGGGTGCTGCGGCTGCAGCAGCCCGGCGGTGAGATCGGCTGGCGCCGCGACGACGACGGCACGCCCGCGACGGACGCCCTGCTCACCGGCAGCTCCTCCGTCCACCACGCCCTGCGGTGCGCGCTCGCCATCGCCGAGGAGCGCGAAGAGCCGCAGCCCGACTGGGAGTTGGCCGTCGGCGCGCTGCGGCACGCGATATCCCGGCACCCCGAGCGCTTCCTGGACAAGAACCGCTACTCGATGGACTGGTACTACCCGGTCCTGGGCGGCGCGCTGACGGACGAGGCGGCCAAGGCGCGCATCGAGGAATCCTGGGACCGGTTCGTCGTCCCCGGCCTCGGCGTGCGCTGTGTGCTCCCCAACCCCTGGGTGACCGGCGGCGAGTCCAGCGAACTCGCCCTGGCCCTGTGGGCGGTGGGGGAGTCGGACCGCGCCCTGGAGATCCTGCAGTCGATCCAGCACCTGCGGGACCCGGACAGCGGCCTGTACTGGACGGGTTACGTCTTCGACGACGACGCCGTCTGGCCGCGCGAGCTGACCACCTGGACGGCGGGCTCCCTGCTGCTGGCCGTCGCCGCGCTGGGCGGCCACGAGGCCACCTGCGCGGTCTTCGGCGGACAGTACCTGCCGGCCGGCCTGACGCCGGACTGCTGCGACTGA